In the genome of Hyphobacterium sp. CCMP332, one region contains:
- the porV gene encoding type IX secretion system outer membrane channel protein PorV has protein sequence MSRKILVAILGVFACNVIYGQDDLRTLTTSVPFLTLPVDARGAAMGDVGAATSPDAASMFWNPGKLAFIDADYGGSVSYTPWLRNLVDDMSLSYLTAFAKIRQEDAIGVSLTFFNLGQIQFTDNQGNELQLVNPNEFNISMAYSRKLSRKLGVSLGLKYIHSDLTGRIDAQTSPTGTDLKPGNTAAADLAMFYRNDYVIFGNNTNIAFGANLSNLGPKISYSNNDSADFIPTSLKLGTSIGMDADVYNTFTLSIDFNKLLVPSDANSDRGVVGGAFSSFGDSPDGFSGELKEIAISLGLEYNYDDKFFVRTGYFFEDELYGARKYFTVGAGVKYQVIALDLAYLIPTTRNHPLENTLRLTLGFNFMRPDELESVQDES, from the coding sequence ATGTCAAGAAAGATACTAGTAGCAATACTTGGAGTATTTGCATGCAACGTTATTTATGGTCAGGATGATCTGAGAACACTAACAACCTCAGTGCCTTTTTTAACCCTACCTGTTGATGCAAGAGGAGCTGCCATGGGAGATGTGGGTGCAGCAACAAGTCCTGATGCAGCTTCAATGTTTTGGAATCCCGGCAAACTAGCTTTCATCGATGCGGACTATGGTGGTTCTGTGTCTTATACGCCCTGGTTGAGAAACCTGGTGGATGACATGTCCTTATCCTACCTTACGGCATTTGCAAAAATCCGACAGGAAGATGCAATTGGCGTTTCACTTACATTTTTCAATTTAGGCCAAATACAATTTACCGATAATCAGGGGAATGAACTTCAGTTGGTTAATCCAAATGAGTTTAATATCTCAATGGCCTATTCCAGAAAGCTAAGCCGCAAATTGGGTGTGTCATTGGGATTAAAATATATTCACTCCGACCTGACCGGTAGAATTGATGCACAGACCAGTCCAACAGGAACTGACCTGAAACCGGGTAATACTGCAGCAGCAGACCTGGCCATGTTTTATCGAAACGACTATGTGATATTTGGGAATAATACCAATATTGCTTTTGGTGCCAACCTGAGCAATCTGGGTCCGAAAATATCTTATTCGAATAATGATTCAGCAGATTTTATTCCAACAAGTTTGAAATTGGGTACTTCAATTGGAATGGATGCGGATGTTTACAATACTTTTACACTCTCCATCGACTTTAATAAATTACTGGTTCCATCCGATGCAAACTCAGACCGCGGTGTGGTAGGAGGAGCTTTCAGCTCTTTTGGAGATTCACCTGACGGATTTAGCGGAGAATTAAAAGAAATAGCTATTTCACTAGGGCTGGAATACAATTACGATGATAAGTTCTTTGTTCGCACCGGTTATTTCTTTGAAGATGAACTCTATGGCGCGAGGAAATATTTTACCGTGGGTGCCGGTGTGAAATATCAGGTCATTGCTCTTGATCTTGCATACCTAATACCAACTACAAGAAATCATCCATTGGAAAATACACTTCGTCTAACGCTTGGTTTCAATTTTATGAGACCGGATGAGCTTGAATCCGTACAGGACGAGAGTTAG